The Neobacillus sp. PS3-34 genome has a window encoding:
- a CDS encoding DUF92 domain-containing protein, whose amino-acid sequence MLGIFFLTSSLWSKFSSSSKHLLEDRLAKGSQRDWRQVAANGGIAAILGVIYPFYSHPAVLVGFAVALASSNSDTWASEIGPISKKRPVSLRTLKRVDKGTSGAVSLLGTGAALAGAFLIAAAGSYLFNLPLWEAALIFFCGFLGNLIDTLLGAYLQKLYLCESCGIQTEKPHHCGRDTKRIRGISFLDNDLVNFLSGVPAVILACAFIFLYQ is encoded by the coding sequence TTGTTGGGAATCTTTTTTTTGACTTCCAGCCTATGGTCAAAATTTAGTAGTTCCTCCAAACATTTGCTGGAAGACAGGCTTGCCAAAGGATCGCAAAGAGATTGGAGGCAGGTTGCCGCTAATGGAGGTATTGCCGCCATATTGGGTGTCATTTATCCATTTTATTCACACCCGGCTGTTCTGGTAGGATTTGCCGTTGCGTTAGCAAGCTCTAATTCCGATACATGGGCATCCGAAATTGGGCCAATCAGTAAAAAGAGACCTGTAAGCCTGAGGACACTTAAGCGAGTGGATAAGGGTACCTCCGGGGCTGTAAGCCTGTTAGGTACTGGAGCGGCTCTTGCGGGAGCATTTTTAATAGCGGCAGCAGGTTCCTATTTATTTAATCTTCCTTTATGGGAGGCGGCTTTGATTTTTTTCTGCGGTTTTCTTGGAAATTTAATCGATACGCTTTTGGGGGCATATCTTCAAAAGCTGTACTTATGTGAATCGTGCGGCATACAGACAGAAAAGCCGCATCATTGCGGAAGGGATACGAAAAGAATAAGAGGTATCTCCTTTCTTGATAATGATCTGGTTAACTTTCTTTCCGGCGTGCCTGCAGTGATTTTAGCCTGTGCATTTATTTTTTTATACCAATAA